A region from the Spirochaetota bacterium genome encodes:
- a CDS encoding MarC family protein — MTESTFIPAVFFTLFFVVDPLGLIPVFVAYLAPYDASYRKKVIVKSTAISIIVSLFFIFSAHIFLRFIGITPGAFMIAGGILLFVIAMDMLLARPRRTQKLDDKEYEADTDIAVFPLAIPFLCGPGNIAALLMFSSQAQGDVIKLAIISVISAVTFLIAMVVMALAGRLQHMLGQTGISVIHKLMGLILSAMAVQFIINGLSQINIIGR, encoded by the coding sequence ATGACTGAGTCAACGTTTATACCAGCGGTATTCTTTACGCTTTTCTTTGTGGTGGATCCATTAGGCCTTATCCCCGTATTTGTGGCATACTTAGCACCGTATGACGCATCGTATCGCAAAAAGGTTATTGTGAAATCCACGGCCATATCAATTATTGTTTCACTCTTTTTCATTTTCAGTGCTCATATTTTTTTGCGCTTTATAGGTATAACGCCTGGTGCATTTATGATTGCAGGGGGAATACTTTTATTTGTGATTGCCATGGACATGTTGCTTGCACGGCCACGGCGAACGCAAAAGCTTGACGATAAAGAATATGAGGCTGACACTGATATTGCCGTGTTTCCGCTTGCTATTCCCTTTTTATGTGGTCCGGGAAATATTGCAGCACTACTCATGTTTAGCTCGCAGGCGCAGGGTGATGTTATAAAGCTTGCCATAATATCGGTTATATCAGCGGTTACATTCCTTATTGCCATGGTTGTCATGGCACTTGCTGGCAGGCTACAGCATATGCTTGGTCAAACGGGGATTTCTGTGATTCACAAACTGATGGGGCTTATCCTTTCGGCAATGGCAGTTCAGTTTATTATCAATGGACTATCGCAAATTAATATTATTGGGCGATAG